In one Drosophila gunungcola strain Sukarami chromosome 2R unlocalized genomic scaffold, Dgunungcola_SK_2 000011F, whole genome shotgun sequence genomic region, the following are encoded:
- the LOC128255513 gene encoding lipopolysaccharide-induced tumor necrosis factor-alpha factor homolog: MDYKRVDSPPAYSDDFATAPPAEMALNQYQASPNQIYPQVQQLPQTTPMSPPPVNVVHHQTTVVVDTPGQGMICPHCNARIRVRVDHHPTGKTYCLAAILCLFLCWPCVCAPCCCNCCYKTSQFCPNCNACLGSF, encoded by the exons ATGGACTACAAGCGAGTTGACTCGCCGCCGGCTTATTCGGATGACTTTGCCACGGCTCCGCCGGCTGAGATGGCCTTGAACCAGTACCAGGCGTCGCCAAATCAGATTTACCCGCAGGTACAGCAATTACCGCAGACAACGCCGATGTCACCACCCCCGGTGAACGTTGTGCACCACCAGACCACGGTTGTGGTGGACACCCCTGGACAGGGAATGATTTGTCCCCATTGCAACGCCCGGATTCGCGTCCGAGTAGATCACCATCCTACTGGAAAAACTTACTGCCTGGCAGCGATCCTCTGCCTTTTCCT TTGCTGGCCCTGCGTCTGCGCCCcttgctgctgcaactgctgctaCAAGACCTCCCAATTCTGCCCCAACTGCAACGCCTGTTTGGGATCGTTTTGA
- the LOC128255519 gene encoding lipopolysaccharide-induced tumor necrosis factor-alpha factor homolog gives MSTPVGPEPCNVVCPSCHQQVTTRIEPKATTKTHLIALIMCLTCCWPCACCLYCTQCARNSDHHCPSCNAFVGTYER, from the exons ATGTCTACTCCCGTTGGTCCGGAGCCCTGCAACGTGGTGTGCCCCAGCTGCCACCAGCAGGTCACCACCCGTATAGAGCCAAAGGCCACCACCAAGACCCATCTGATAGCACTGATCATGTGCCTGACCTG CTGCTGGCCCTGTGCCTGCTGCCTCTACTGCACCCAATGTGCCCGGAACTCCGACCATCATTGCCCATCCTGCAACGCCTTTGTTGGCACCTACGAGCGTTGA
- the LOC128255306 gene encoding lipopolysaccharide-induced tumor necrosis factor-alpha factor homolog → MEKNLPYDHHHQQPVPQAPPSYDNTQPGYPNLNQPQPVILTQPQVMQAPPNVLGGVPSMATCPSCGVRRQTKVEFEPSTKTHLLALLICMLGGICCCCIPYCTDSCQSAKHTCGSCGAYVGTYKN, encoded by the exons aTGGAGAAGAACTTGCCCTATGACCATCACCACCAGCAGCCCGTGCCACAGGCACCGCCCAGTTATGACAACACCCAGCCGGGTTATCCGAATTTGAACCAGCCACAGCCGGTGATTTTGACACAACCTCAGGTTATGCAAG cacccCCTAATGTGTTGGGTGGTGTTCCATCTATGGCCACGTGTCCGAGTTGCGGAGTTCGTAGGCAAACGAAGGTGGAATTCGAGCCAAGTACCAAGACCCATTTGCTGGCCCTTCTTATTTGTATGCTGGG GGgcatttgctgctgctgcattcCATACTGCACCGACTCCTGCCAATCGGCTAAACACACCTGTGGCAGCTGTGGAGCCTATGTCGGAACATACAAGAACTAG
- the LOC128255308 gene encoding lipopolysaccharide-induced tumor necrosis factor-alpha factor homolog translates to MDKDIPLEQAPPSYNDTQPVHPNLNQTQPLIMVQPQPMLTLPNVLGNFPSTATCPSCGVRSKTNVEIEPNTKTHLIALLICALGGICCCCIPYMTDSCQSANHTCSSCGEYVGTYKN, encoded by the exons atggataAGGATATTCCCTTGGAACAAGCACCGCCCAGTTACAACGACACCCAGCCGGTCCATCCAAACCTTAATCAGACACAGCCGTTGATTATGGTACAGCCTCAGCCTATGCTGA caCTCCCGAATGTGTTGGGCAACTTTCCATCAACCGCAACGTGTCCTAGTTGCGGGGTCCGTAGCAAAACCAATGTCGAAATTGAGCCAAATACCAAGACTCATTTGATAGCTCTGCTTATCTGTGCGCTTGG TGGaatttgctgttgctgcattCCGTACATGACCGACTCCTGTCAGTCGGCAAACCACACCTGTAGTAGCTGTGGAGAGTATGTGGGAACCTACAAGAACTAG
- the LOC128255307 gene encoding lipopolysaccharide-induced tumor necrosis factor-alpha factor homolog → MEKNIPLEQAPPSYNSTQQQNSNLNQAQPLIVAQPQFVQVLPNVLGMVPSMATCPSCGVRRKTKVEFEPSTKTHLLAMLICLVGGICCCCIPYCSPTCQSAKHTCESCGAYVGTYKN, encoded by the exons ATGGAGAAGAATATTCCCTTGGAACAAGCACCGCCGAGCTATAATTCAACCCAGCAGCAGAATTCAAATCTAAATCAGGCACAGCCCTTGATTGTGGCACAGCCCCAGTTTGTGCAAG TACTTCCTAATGTGCTGGGGATGGTTCCATCAATGGCCACATGTCCGAGCTGCGGAGTCCGTAGAAAAACGAAAGTCGAATTTGAACCAAGTACCAAGACCCATTTATTAGCCATGCTTATCTGCTTGGTGGg GGGcatttgctgttgttgtatCCCGTACTGCAGCCCCACCTGTCAGTCGGCCAAACACACTTGTGAAAGCTGTGGCGCCTATGTGGGAACCTACAAGAACTAG